A genomic stretch from Heterodontus francisci isolate sHetFra1 chromosome 23, sHetFra1.hap1, whole genome shotgun sequence includes:
- the rplp0 gene encoding large ribosomal subunit protein uL10 — MPREDRATWKSNYFLKIIQLLDDYPKCFIVGADNVGSKQMQRIRISLRGKAVVLMGKNTMMRKAIRGHLENNPALEKLLPHIRGNVGFVFTKEDLCEIRDMLLSNKVPAAARAGAIAPCEVTVPSQNTGLGPEKTSFFQALGITTKISRGTIEILSDVQLIKIGDKVGASEATLLNMLNISPFSYGLVIKQVYDSGSVYNPEVLDITEETLQMCFLEGVRNVASVCLQIGYPTIASIPHSIINGYKRVLAVAVETDYSFPLADKVKAFLADPSAFVAPVVEAAPAAAKEEVKEEKKEESEESDDDMGFGLFD; from the exons ATGCCCAGGGAAGACAGAGCTACGTGGAAGTCCAACTACTTTTTGAAAATCATT CAACTTTTGGATGACTATCCAAAATGTTTCATTGTTGGGGCAGACAATGTTGGGTCCAAGCAGATGCAACGGATCCGTATATCGCTGCGTGGTAAGGCTGTTGTGCTGATGGGCAAGAATACGATGATGCGCAAGGCCATCCGAGGTCACCTGGAGAACAATCCTGCTCTAGAAAA GCTCCTGCCTCATATCCGTGGCAATGTTGGCTTTGTATTCACCAAGGAGGATTTGTGTGAAATCCGTGACATGCTGTTGTCCAATAAG GTTCCAGCTGCTGCCCGTGCTGGTGCGATTGCCCCTTGTGAAGTTACTGTGCCAAGTCAAAACACAGGTTTGGGTCCTGAAAAGACCTCCTTCTTCCAGGCTTTGGGCATCACCACTAAGATCTCCAGAGGTACCATTGAAATTCTG AGTGATGTACAACTCATCAAGATCGGTGACAAGGTGGGAGCCAGTGAAGCCACTCTGCTGAACATGTTGAACATCTCTCCCTTCTCCTATGGCTTGGTGATCAAGCAGGTTTATGATAGTGGCAGTGTGTACAACCCTGAGGTCCTGGACATCACTGAAGAAACTCTGCAAATGTGTTTCCTGGAG GGAGTTCGCAATGTGGCCAGTGTGTGTCTGCAGATTGGTTACCCAACCATTGCCTCTATACCACACTCCATCATCAATGGCTACAAGAGAGTGCTGGCTGTCGCTGTGGAGACCGACtactccttcccattagctgataag GTGAAGGCTTTCCTGGCTGATCCATCAGCTTTTGTGGCCCCTGTTGTCGAGGCTGCTCCAGCTGCTGCCAAGGAGGAAGTgaaggaggagaagaaggaagAGTCTGAGGAATCGGATGATGACATGGGCTTTGGTCTGTTTGACTAA